A region of Acidisarcina sp. DNA encodes the following proteins:
- a CDS encoding site-specific DNA-methyltransferase, which yields MKTLSDESMKLIVTSPPYNLGKEYETKSSLDDYLEAQHLCIKEAVRLLHPKGSICWQVGNYVDDGEVFPLDILLYPIFKETKLFLRNRIIWSFGHGLHCQKRFSGRYETILWFTKGEDYTFNLDEVRVPSKYPNKKHFKGPKRGQLSGNPLGKNPSDVWDIPNVKANHVEKTEHPCQFPVGLVERLVLALTNKNDSVLDPYLGVGSSAIAALKNGRKAYGCDIQQEYIDIANSRINELRVGTLRVRPMNKPVYEPPPGGCE from the coding sequence ATGAAGACTCTGTCCGATGAAAGCATGAAACTCATCGTTACTTCTCCGCCATATAATTTGGGCAAAGAATACGAGACAAAAAGCTCGCTGGATGATTATCTTGAAGCGCAGCATCTCTGTATAAAAGAGGCGGTGCGTCTGCTACATCCAAAAGGATCCATTTGCTGGCAGGTAGGGAATTACGTCGATGACGGCGAAGTCTTCCCGCTCGATATTCTGCTCTACCCAATCTTCAAAGAAACCAAACTGTTCCTGCGAAATCGCATTATCTGGAGCTTCGGTCACGGGCTGCACTGTCAGAAGAGGTTTTCCGGAAGATACGAAACTATCCTGTGGTTCACCAAGGGTGAGGATTACACTTTCAACCTTGATGAAGTGCGGGTGCCTTCCAAATATCCGAACAAAAAGCATTTTAAAGGGCCGAAGCGAGGACAGTTGTCGGGCAATCCGCTCGGGAAGAACCCATCTGACGTTTGGGATATTCCAAACGTGAAAGCTAATCACGTCGAGAAGACCGAACACCCGTGCCAGTTTCCCGTGGGCCTAGTTGAGCGTCTTGTCTTAGCCCTGACTAACAAGAATGATTCGGTGCTTGATCCCTATCTAGGCGTCGGGTCAAGTGCCATCGCAGCATTGAAGAATGGCCGGAAGGCTTACGGTTGCGACATCCAACAGGAGTACATAGACATCGCCAATAGCCGGATAAATGAACTCCGCGTTGGCACACTTCGTGTGCGTCCGATGAACAAACCGGTATATGAGCCGCCTCCAGGAGGGTGTGAATGA
- a CDS encoding DUF3883 domain-containing protein: MSVLERERILSMSALNGLLAIRRYAALHSQVPLTEIISTLKRISPDDAYHDYEMAVVLSGLTSARDEHLQDATALFRDAIWSFIEEARPWWVRLSPWGRERIRTALSTNEEQCFEAAGLFARTPSTVIREWWDELSRKARRADDDRKQQQGRRAEQLTIDYENRRLSGLGITNTVRWVALDDNSAGYDVQSYDIGVVEPIAKLIEVKSSARDSREIFLTRNEWNTAIERVPHYFFHIWLLPEEELIEITPDELRMHIPQDQASGEWQTTKITLRRLSD; encoded by the coding sequence GTGTCAGTTCTCGAACGAGAACGCATACTGTCGATGAGCGCGCTCAATGGGCTGCTCGCTATCCGCCGGTATGCTGCACTCCACAGTCAGGTACCGCTCACGGAGATTATTTCCACGCTAAAGCGCATCTCTCCCGATGATGCCTATCACGACTATGAAATGGCCGTGGTGTTGAGTGGCTTGACGAGCGCACGGGATGAGCATCTTCAAGACGCGACAGCTCTCTTCCGAGATGCCATCTGGAGTTTTATCGAGGAAGCACGACCCTGGTGGGTAAGGCTCTCCCCGTGGGGGCGGGAGCGTATTCGGACTGCTTTGAGTACCAACGAAGAACAATGTTTTGAGGCTGCTGGATTATTTGCCAGAACCCCTTCCACTGTCATAAGGGAATGGTGGGACGAACTCTCACGCAAAGCGCGCCGGGCAGACGATGACAGAAAGCAGCAGCAAGGACGTCGGGCGGAGCAGCTCACCATCGACTACGAAAATCGGCGACTCTCGGGTTTGGGGATAACCAATACTGTGCGCTGGGTCGCACTTGATGATAACTCCGCTGGCTACGATGTGCAGTCCTACGACATCGGCGTCGTGGAGCCTATCGCCAAGCTTATTGAGGTCAAGTCCTCAGCACGCGACTCACGCGAGATATTTCTGACACGCAATGAATGGAATACTGCCATCGAGCGCGTACCGCACTATTTTTTCCATATCTGGCTTTTGCCGGAGGAGGAACTGATTGAGATCACACCAGACGAGCTGAGAATGCACATTCCGCAAGATCAAGCTTCTGGCGAATGGCAGACCACTAAGATCACCCTACGACGTTTATCCGACTGA
- a CDS encoding BglII/BstYI family type II restriction endonuclease has product MNFVEGYSHRNGKVEWEKRELDEWITDVFNAPSITVEAHATIAIRDHLRNELTREGWSDEFAIAPNFAAVTVFSQKDDLAVQIQTGNVSRVFYDLLKLQYLFSRNKIEAAALAVPTKSGALRLGSNIANYDRLCGELQLYDRIITLPILVVAFE; this is encoded by the coding sequence ATGAATTTCGTCGAGGGGTACTCTCACCGCAATGGCAAGGTCGAGTGGGAAAAGAGAGAACTCGACGAATGGATCACTGACGTCTTTAATGCCCCCTCCATCACGGTGGAGGCCCATGCGACGATCGCAATCCGCGATCATTTACGTAATGAATTGACGCGCGAGGGATGGTCTGATGAGTTTGCGATTGCGCCGAACTTCGCTGCCGTCACGGTCTTTAGCCAAAAGGACGACTTGGCGGTTCAAATCCAGACCGGCAACGTCAGCCGCGTGTTTTACGATCTGCTGAAGCTGCAATACCTGTTCTCCCGAAACAAAATTGAAGCGGCAGCACTCGCCGTTCCTACGAAATCAGGAGCACTGCGCCTTGGCAGCAACATCGCCAACTATGATAGGCTCTGCGGCGAGCTTCAGCTTTACGACCGCATCATCACCTTACCCATCTTGGTTGTTGCATTTGAATGA
- a CDS encoding DEAD/DEAH box helicase — translation MAEIEITYSASTLRGSFELKAVSEDAIWERVVQRAMAIENDYELALNKLNVPWVTALSLVREFAPLQRQQGFVLRPIGLAKEKINEFVRNYKAVREARGTLTATLGGDEIDTRLRALSFTKRALKPFQNRDIGYLLSVANGANFSVPGSGKTTVTLALDILTRKPGQHLLVVAPKNAFMAWQDAVRDCIDEGATDGSAEPFTTLTGGEDAIIRTLDSGATRFLITYDQLIRIPSVIATYLARHPVHLVLDESHRMKAGYSSQRGSVLLGICTLPIRRDILSGTPMPQSPSDLQSQLDFLWPGAGLGGRIAQGTAPRQVLGNLYVRTTKSELGLPKPHREFKHVEMSPSQLALYSIVRSEALKQLSSLKHDRRVDIYGARRSVMTLLQLSVNPIAALRSMAEFSDISSIGSGIIDKVMEEGPSQKMQAVAALARQLARNNRKCVIWTIFTNTILEMERLLSELNPVTLYGAIPTGEQEGADTRESRIRRFHEDSACSVMIANPAAAGEGISLHEVCHEAIYLDRSYNTTHYLQSIDRIHRLGLAPGTETNIHIFQSVAPQGIGSIDRSVNRRLAVKLRGLQQLLDDPDLHEIALDEENAADPTDYGIELADLIDLIEELEGKEFSPDSGVEE, via the coding sequence ATGGCTGAGATCGAAATCACGTACAGTGCTTCGACCCTGCGAGGTAGTTTCGAACTGAAGGCCGTAAGCGAAGATGCCATTTGGGAGCGCGTCGTTCAGCGTGCGATGGCTATCGAGAATGATTACGAGCTGGCCTTGAATAAATTGAATGTGCCCTGGGTAACGGCGCTTTCGCTCGTGCGTGAGTTTGCTCCGCTTCAGCGCCAACAAGGGTTCGTCTTACGGCCCATCGGGCTCGCGAAAGAGAAGATCAATGAGTTTGTACGGAACTACAAGGCAGTAAGAGAAGCACGCGGCACGTTGACCGCGACGCTCGGCGGAGATGAGATCGACACCCGCCTACGCGCCCTCTCCTTCACTAAACGCGCCCTCAAGCCATTCCAAAATCGAGATATCGGGTACCTGCTCTCAGTCGCCAACGGCGCGAATTTCTCAGTACCCGGATCTGGCAAGACGACCGTTACGCTTGCGTTAGATATCCTTACCCGGAAACCGGGACAACACCTGCTCGTTGTTGCTCCTAAAAACGCATTTATGGCTTGGCAGGACGCCGTCCGCGACTGCATTGATGAAGGTGCAACAGACGGTAGCGCGGAGCCGTTCACGACCTTGACGGGTGGTGAGGACGCGATCATTCGCACATTGGATTCTGGTGCGACACGTTTTTTGATTACCTATGACCAGCTAATTCGGATTCCGAGCGTTATTGCGACCTATCTCGCACGCCATCCCGTTCATTTGGTGCTTGACGAATCGCACCGCATGAAAGCAGGCTATTCGTCTCAGCGGGGATCTGTATTGCTTGGCATCTGCACTTTGCCGATACGGCGGGATATTCTGAGTGGAACTCCGATGCCTCAATCCCCATCGGATTTGCAATCTCAGTTGGACTTCCTCTGGCCAGGTGCAGGGCTGGGTGGAAGGATAGCTCAGGGGACCGCACCCAGGCAGGTACTGGGCAATCTTTATGTGAGAACAACCAAGAGTGAGCTTGGTCTTCCGAAGCCACATCGTGAATTCAAGCATGTCGAGATGAGTCCCAGCCAACTTGCACTTTACTCCATTGTCCGCAGCGAAGCATTGAAGCAGCTCAGCTCTCTTAAGCACGACCGGCGCGTGGATATTTATGGTGCGCGACGCTCCGTGATGACGCTTCTGCAACTATCGGTCAACCCTATTGCGGCTTTGCGATCAATGGCAGAATTCTCCGATATTTCTTCGATAGGTTCGGGGATTATCGACAAGGTGATGGAAGAAGGCCCATCGCAAAAGATGCAGGCGGTAGCGGCGCTGGCACGCCAATTGGCGCGCAATAACCGTAAATGCGTTATCTGGACGATCTTTACCAATACAATCCTCGAAATGGAACGGCTGCTTTCAGAGTTAAATCCAGTGACGCTTTACGGTGCCATTCCTACCGGCGAACAGGAAGGCGCTGACACACGTGAAAGTCGTATCCGGCGCTTTCACGAAGATTCCGCCTGCTCAGTGATGATCGCCAATCCTGCCGCTGCTGGCGAAGGTATCAGCCTGCATGAAGTCTGCCATGAGGCGATCTATCTCGACCGTAGCTACAACACCACGCATTATCTGCAATCCATAGATCGTATTCACCGCCTTGGTCTAGCACCAGGAACCGAAACGAATATTCACATCTTTCAATCGGTAGCTCCACAGGGGATCGGTAGCATTGACCGCTCGGTCAACCGACGATTGGCAGTTAAACTCCGCGGCTTGCAGCAGTTACTTGATGATCCAGACCTCCATGAAATCGCGCTCGATGAAGAGAATGCGGCGGATCCAACGGATTATGGGATTGAGTTGGCCGATCTCATTGATCTCATTGAGGAGCTAGAGGGCAAGGAATTCTCACCTGACAGCGGTGTGGAGGAATAA